A window of the Brassica oleracea var. oleracea cultivar TO1000 chromosome C1, BOL, whole genome shotgun sequence genome harbors these coding sequences:
- the LOC106292745 gene encoding uncharacterized protein LOC106292745 produces the protein MSTTFKSIRDRTYSGVGDLIRLLPTGTVFLFQFLNPVLTNNGHCLLINKYLTGALIVICAFSCCFTCFTDSYRTRDGYVHYGVATMKGLWPDSSSKDLSSYRLRVGDFVPAFFTLIVFSVISLLDANTVNCFYPGFGSTGKIFLMVLPPVVGVISGIIFTVFPSKRHGIGNPSENNDDNASKLEK, from the coding sequence ATGTCGACAACATTCAAATCGATAAGAGACCGGACATATTCAGGTGTAGGAGACCTCATCAGGCTCCTCCCGACAGGAACAGTCTTCTTGTTCCAGTTCTTGAACCCTGTCCTAACCAACAATGGACATTGTCTCCTAATCAACAAATACTTAACCGGAGCTCTTATCGTTATCTGCGCCTTCTCTTGCTGCTTCACTTGCTTCACCGATAGTTACCGAACAAGGGACGGCTACGTTCACTATGGAGTCGCCACCATGAAGGGTCTCTGGCCAGATTCATCTTCGAAAGATTTGTCTTCGTATCGGCTTAGAGTTGGAGATTTCGTTCCTGCTTTCTTTACTCTTATTGTTTTCAGTGTTATTTCGTTGTTGGATGCTAATACTGTTAACTGTTTCTATCCTGGCTTTGGTTCCACCGGGAAGATTTTTCTAATGGTTTTGCCTCCGGTGGTTGGAGTTATCTCCGGAATTATCTTCACCGTGTTCCCTAGTAAACGTCACGGAATTGGGAATCCCTCGGAGAACAACGATGACAATGCTTCCAAGCTAGAGAAGTGA
- the LOC106300314 gene encoding uncharacterized protein LOC106300314: MSEASSLLIPKTNSPVSSKLMANKSLTGLESLIKLLPTGTLFIYLLLNPVLTNDGECSTANKVMSSILIALCSFSCVFSCFTDSFKGTDGSRKYGIVTKTGLWTYANPGSVDLSKYKLRIADFVHAVFVVAVFETLVLLDANTASCFYPRFRETQKTLIMALPPVVGVASAAIFAIFPSKRNGIGYAPVGEEEETKKGSDSA; this comes from the coding sequence ATGTCCGAAGCTTCTTCTTTGCTAATTCCTAAAACAAACTCTCCAGTTTCATCTAAATTAATGGCAAACAAATCCCTCACAGGCCTAGAGAGTCTCATAAAGCTTCTCCCAACAGGAACGCTATTCATCTACCTATTACTCAACCCTGTCCTCACAAACGACGGTGAATGTTCCACAGCTAATAAGGTCATGTCAAGCATTCTCATCGCTCTTTGCAGCTTTTCTTGCGTGTTTTCATGTTTCACCGATAGTTTCAAAGGCACCGATGGATCAAGAAAGTATGGTATAGTCACCAAGACGGGTCTCTGGACTTACGCGAATCCAGGATCCGTGGATTTGTCTAAGTACAAGCTTAGGATTGCGGATTTTGTTCATGCGGTTTTCGTGGTGGCTGTGTTTGAGACGTTGGTGTTGCTTGATGCTAATACCGCAAGCTGCTTTTATCCTCGGTTTAGGGAAACGCAGAAGACTTTGATCATGGCTTTGCCTCCGGTTGTGGGCGTTGCCTCGGCTGCTATCTTCGCTATATTTCCGAGTAAACGGAATGGAATCGGTTACGCTCCAGTTGGTGAGGAGGAGGAGACCAAGAAGGGTTCTGACTCTGCATGA
- the LOC106296168 gene encoding histidine-containing phosphotransfer protein 1: MELVQMQKGLQDYTKSLFLDGVLDSQFLQLQQLQDESNPDFVSQVVTLFFQDSDRILNDLSLSLDQQVVDFKKVDPHVHQLKGSSSSIGAQRVKNACVVFRSFCEQQNVEGCHRCLQQVKQEYYLVKNRLETLFKLEQQIVASGGMIPAMELGF, from the exons ATGGAGTTGGTTCAGATGCAGAAGGGTTTGCAAGATTACACTAAATCACTCTTCTTGGAT GGGGTTTTGGACAGCCAGTTCTTGCAGCTGCAACAATTACAAGATGAAAGCAATCCAGATTTTGTTTCACAAGTTGTCACTCTCTTTTTCCAAGATTCTGACAGGATCCTCAATGATCTCTCACTGTCCCT AGATCAACAAGTTGTAGACTTCAAAAAAGTTGATCCTCATGTTCATCAACTCAAAGGTAGCAGCTCCAG TATAGGAGCACAGAGAGTTAAGAATGCTTGTGTTGTCTTCCGCAGCTTCTGCGAGCAACAAAACGTTGAAGG ATGTCATAGATGTTTGCAACAAGTAAAGCAAGAATACTATCTTGTGAAGAACAGGCTAGAGACTCTGTTCAAG CTCGAGCAACAGATTGTAGCCTCTGGTGGAATGATCCCAGCCATGGAACTCGGATTTTGA